The Theropithecus gelada isolate Dixy chromosome X, Tgel_1.0, whole genome shotgun sequence genome includes a window with the following:
- the ZCCHC13 gene encoding zinc finger CCHC domain-containing protein 13 produces MSSKDFFACGRSGHWTGGCPRGGAGGQGGGGHGRGSQCSSTTLSYTCYRCGEFGHHAKNCVLLGNICYNCGRSGHIAKDCKEPKRERNQHCYTCGRLGHLAYDCDRQKEQKCYSCGKLGHIQKDCAQVKCYRCGETGHVAINCSKASQVNCYRCGESGHLARECPSEATA; encoded by the coding sequence ATGAGCAGTAAGGATTTCTTCGCGTGTGGGCGCTCTGGCCACTGGACTGGGGGATGCCCTagaggaggagctggagggcAAGGAGGTGGAGGCCATGGCAGAGGTTCTCAATGCAGTTCCACTACCCTATCTTACACCTGTTACCGCTGCGGTGAGTTCGGTCATCATGCTAAGAACTGTGTCCTTCTCGGAAACATCTGCTACAACTGTGGGAGAAGCGGCCACATCGCCAAAGACTGTAAGGAACCTAAACGAGAGAGAAACCAACACTGTTATACCTGCGGCAGACTAGGACATCTGGCTTATGATTGTGATCGTCAGAAAGAGCAGAAATGCTACTCTTGCGGCAAACTTGGGCACATTCAGAAAGACTGCGCCCAGGTCAAGTGCTACCGATGCGGCGAAACTGGTCATGTGGCCATCAATTGTAGCAAGGCGAGCCAGGTCAACTGCTACCGCTGTGGCGAATCCGGACATCTAGCCAGGGAATGTCCCAGTGAGGCTACCGCTTAA